The [Actinobacillus] rossii genome contains a region encoding:
- the nlpD gene encoding peptidase M23B — protein sequence MKKTFLLLPIATAVLAGCSSSPSTPAPIDGVDDTLSPQPIQPVESVSGNSSWEPQVQQSTMPAGMNAPVASQPVANQVGTMAPAASSTTQPQFNQQLNTQPTTTTKTVCKTVQKTKPTTANQSQSVEIPRNAQTNAPDYSKIDKGFYKGNEYTVKKGDTMFLIAYIAGIDVNELASLNNMKEPYNLKVGQTLKVSNGTPASATTTEQVCNEVTVPVEPKVTYTQAANGTQYGSDGTVTGPVKAATGYASETVSVPVSGGVKAGVGTAATAAAATTGVVATAGTLSTPSYSSSTSNTVAPASNLNWQWPTTGKVVQGFSNSDGGNKGIDISGSKGQAVYAAAPGRVVYAGNALRGYGNLIIIKHDDDFLSAYAHNDSISVSDQQEVRAGQQIAKMGSTGTTSTKLHFEIRYKGKSVDPTRYLPRR from the coding sequence ATGAAAAAGACGTTTTTATTACTACCTATCGCCACAGCTGTATTAGCAGGCTGTTCGTCATCACCCTCAACGCCTGCGCCTATCGATGGTGTTGACGACACATTATCTCCGCAACCTATTCAACCGGTCGAGAGCGTAAGTGGAAATAGCTCATGGGAACCGCAAGTACAACAAAGCACAATGCCTGCGGGGATGAATGCTCCTGTGGCGAGTCAACCCGTGGCAAACCAAGTTGGAACAATGGCGCCGGCGGCAAGTTCAACTACTCAGCCACAATTTAACCAACAGTTGAATACTCAACCAACAACGACGACCAAAACGGTATGTAAAACCGTTCAGAAAACGAAACCAACAACAGCTAATCAAAGCCAAAGTGTAGAAATCCCACGTAATGCACAAACTAATGCTCCAGATTACAGCAAAATTGACAAGGGCTTTTACAAAGGTAATGAATATACCGTGAAAAAAGGCGATACCATGTTTTTGATCGCCTATATTGCGGGGATTGACGTTAATGAATTGGCTTCTTTAAACAATATGAAAGAGCCGTATAATCTCAAAGTAGGTCAAACATTAAAAGTATCTAACGGTACGCCGGCCAGTGCAACGACAACGGAACAAGTTTGTAATGAAGTTACCGTTCCTGTTGAGCCTAAAGTGACTTATACACAAGCTGCAAATGGTACACAATATGGTTCTGATGGTACAGTCACTGGTCCTGTTAAAGCTGCAACGGGTTATGCATCAGAGACGGTAAGCGTACCTGTTTCAGGTGGCGTAAAAGCGGGAGTAGGTACTGCAGCGACTGCGGCGGCAGCGACAACAGGTGTAGTGGCGACAGCGGGAACTTTAAGTACACCAAGTTATTCAAGCTCAACGAGCAACACTGTTGCACCTGCGTCGAATTTAAACTGGCAATGGCCAACAACAGGTAAAGTCGTACAAGGATTCTCTAATTCGGATGGCGGTAATAAAGGTATCGATATCAGCGGCTCAAAAGGCCAAGCGGTTTATGCGGCAGCACCGGGTCGAGTGGTGTATGCAGGTAATGCATTACGTGGCTACGGTAACTTAATTATTATCAAACATGATGACGATTTCTTAAGTGCTTATGCGCATAATGACAGCATTTCTGTAAGTGATCAGCAAGAAGTGCGAGCCGGTCAACAAATCGCGAAAATGGGTAGCACAGGTACAACGAGTACAAAACTCCACTTTGAAATCCGTTATAAAGGAAAATCTGTGGATCCAACGCGTTACTTACCGCGCCGTTAA
- the eptA gene encoding sulfatase produces MSIRLPRWKMSSITLNLLLSLYFTLILNLAFFREIFLLSEPTDYFLLTTPFVLFAACNIVFNILSAPFLHKIIIPLFLLISAAVSYNSLFYNVYFDRDMLTNVLQTNFAESMRMFSFSYVAWLLILGVLPTVLYLCVKVDYKKWWLELVTRMASIFAAALLIFAVGAMCYQDYASFFRNNKYLPHLIVPSNFVAATVSKIKHTRMENMPFVQTGIDAKMEKTDNYVNVSVIVVGETTRAQNWGLNGYTRQTTPNLAARVKRGENLINFTDVSSCGTATAISVPCMFSSLNRANYDEAQANHQDNLLDTLQHAGVNVQWIENDAGCKDVCNRVPTVNTLTLQVPEYCTDGECLDNIMLPELKKVLANVTQDTVVVLHTIGSHGPTYFERYTEKERQFTPDCTTKEINRCSRDELVNTYDNGVRYIDQFLDKVIAQLETHPDWKTSMLYVSDHGESLGENNMYLHAAPYAIAPKEQTHVPMVMWFSKKWAENKAVDLNCVRNNANNAYSHDNIFHSILSFMDMKMDSIKAYNKELDILAACRK; encoded by the coding sequence ATGTCAATACGCCTACCACGCTGGAAAATGTCATCAATAACATTAAATTTATTGCTGTCATTGTATTTTACGCTAATTCTTAATCTGGCTTTTTTCCGTGAAATATTTTTACTGAGTGAACCCACAGATTACTTTTTACTTACCACGCCTTTCGTGTTATTTGCTGCATGTAATATTGTTTTTAATATTTTATCTGCACCATTTCTACACAAAATTATTATCCCACTTTTTTTATTGATTAGTGCAGCGGTAAGTTATAACTCTCTGTTTTATAACGTTTACTTCGATCGGGATATGCTCACAAATGTGTTACAAACGAACTTTGCTGAAAGTATGCGAATGTTTAGTTTTTCTTATGTAGCATGGTTGTTAATATTAGGTGTATTGCCGACGGTTTTATATTTATGTGTAAAAGTAGATTATAAAAAATGGTGGTTGGAACTGGTTACACGCATGGCGTCAATATTCGCTGCGGCATTGCTTATTTTTGCAGTCGGCGCAATGTGTTATCAAGATTATGCGTCATTTTTCCGCAACAATAAATATTTACCACATTTGATTGTTCCCTCTAATTTTGTGGCGGCAACCGTGAGCAAAATCAAACATACGCGTATGGAAAATATGCCTTTTGTACAAACGGGTATTGATGCAAAAATGGAAAAAACAGATAACTATGTGAATGTATCGGTGATTGTCGTCGGTGAAACCACACGAGCGCAAAACTGGGGCTTGAATGGTTATACGCGGCAAACTACGCCAAATTTAGCGGCACGCGTAAAGCGCGGTGAAAATTTGATTAATTTTACTGATGTCAGCAGTTGTGGTACTGCGACAGCCATTTCTGTGCCTTGTATGTTTTCTAGTTTAAATCGTGCTAATTATGATGAAGCACAAGCGAATCATCAAGACAACTTACTGGATACGTTACAACATGCCGGCGTAAACGTACAATGGATTGAAAATGATGCAGGTTGTAAAGATGTTTGTAATCGAGTGCCAACAGTGAATACGCTCACATTACAAGTCCCAGAATATTGTACTGATGGTGAATGCCTTGACAACATTATGTTGCCGGAATTGAAAAAAGTGTTGGCAAATGTGACACAAGATACCGTGGTGGTTTTACACACTATTGGTAGTCATGGACCGACTTATTTTGAACGTTATACAGAAAAAGAACGTCAATTTACACCCGATTGTACGACGAAAGAAATTAACCGTTGTTCTCGAGATGAATTGGTAAATACTTACGATAATGGTGTGCGCTATATTGATCAATTTTTAGATAAAGTTATCGCGCAACTTGAAACACATCCTGATTGGAAAACATCGATGTTATATGTGTCTGATCATGGGGAAAGTTTAGGCGAAAATAATATGTATTTGCACGCGGCACCTTATGCCATTGCGCCTAAAGAACAAACGCATGTTCCTATGGTGATGTGGTTTTCTAAAAAATGGGCAGAGAATAAAGCGGTTGATTTAAACTGTGTGCGAAACAATGCGAATAATGCATACTCTCATGATAATATTTTTCACTCTATCTTGAGTTTTATGGATATGAAAATGGATAGCATAAAAGCATATAACAAAGAGTTAGATATTTTAGCCGCTTGCCGAAAATAG
- the ygiX gene encoding transcriptional regulatory protein yields MRILLVEDDRMIADAVSANLQDSHYAVDWVNDGKTAEDALMSQPYDLVLLDLGLPGQDGLKVLAHIRQNKNSTPVLIVTARDDLESRLSGLDGGADDYIVKPFDMAELQARMRAVLRRHSGHSSPKLTNGTITLDPTTYLVEIAGQETPITLSNKEFSVLQALISRAGMILSRADLEDKIYAWGEEVESNAIDFLIHGLRKKIGKDQIKNVRGVGWMIPKGNDNV; encoded by the coding sequence ATGCGAATTTTGTTAGTTGAAGATGACAGAATGATTGCGGATGCGGTTTCAGCCAATTTACAAGATAGTCATTATGCGGTGGATTGGGTGAATGACGGCAAAACGGCAGAAGATGCATTAATGAGTCAACCTTATGATTTGGTTTTGCTCGATCTTGGTTTACCGGGACAAGATGGCTTGAAAGTATTAGCGCACATCCGACAAAATAAAAATAGTACGCCCGTATTAATTGTGACTGCACGAGATGACCTAGAAAGTCGTCTCTCTGGCTTAGATGGTGGTGCAGATGATTATATTGTCAAACCTTTCGATATGGCAGAATTGCAAGCGCGTATGCGAGCGGTATTACGTCGCCACAGTGGGCATAGTTCGCCCAAATTGACGAACGGAACAATTACTTTGGATCCTACGACTTATTTAGTCGAAATCGCAGGACAGGAAACGCCCATTACCTTGAGTAATAAAGAGTTTTCTGTCTTGCAGGCTTTAATTAGTCGTGCAGGAATGATTTTATCTCGTGCAGATTTAGAAGATAAAATTTATGCATGGGGAGAAGAAGTCGAAAGCAATGCGATTGATTTTTTGATTCACGGGTTACGTAAAAAAATCGGTAAAGATCAGATTAAGAATGTTCGCGGCGTGGGTTGGATGATACCAAAAGGGAATGATAATGTTTAA
- the yfbU gene encoding YfbU domain has translation MEMTMIQRLILANQYKLLGLLDPTNEKKYNRAEMIVKGGFDRELKELSQDFTEISEQDCQTVLDTLEMYKALHVSYNNLADKSGVTPHRLQFVGYCAVREKKYLNYLRFISGVEGKYQEFMQCEHGCDSQTPMWDKYCKMLDVWHACPHAYHLSMQEIQNILNA, from the coding sequence ATGGAAATGACCATGATCCAACGCTTAATTTTAGCGAACCAATATAAATTACTGGGACTACTTGATCCGACAAATGAGAAAAAATATAACCGTGCAGAAATGATTGTAAAAGGTGGCTTTGATCGAGAATTAAAAGAACTCAGCCAAGATTTTACGGAAATCAGTGAGCAAGATTGCCAAACGGTACTTGATACGTTAGAAATGTACAAAGCTTTACACGTTTCTTATAACAATTTAGCAGATAAATCTGGGGTCACACCACATCGCCTACAATTTGTCGGGTATTGTGCGGTTCGCGAGAAAAAATATCTCAACTATCTCCGCTTTATTTCAGGTGTAGAAGGAAAATACCAAGAGTTTATGCAATGTGAACATGGTTGTGATTCACAAACGCCAATGTGGGACAAATACTGCAAAATGCTAGATGTATGGCATGCTTGCCCACACGCTTACCACTTAAGTATGCAAGAAATCCAAAATATTCTTAATGCCTAA
- the qseC_1 gene encoding integral membrane sensor signal transduction histidine kinase, with protein sequence MFKSIKAKLIAGLLLSTAVISFIAAGIAFYDTYRETYKQQDRTLKKIASYITSPTYLAGGFSEGDDNRIAVTWIADNQPHPHFQLPDKLENEFYNFIQDHGTFKLSANQNPRNIFTNLWYGEVSYRSYLQVREGGILVIMQENEYREELALHAAWASLMPLLVLLPLIGGLTFWIVKRTMAPVEQLSNSLALRQEQDLTALSIERVPTEITGFVQAINQLLARTHTFVEQQKRFIADAAHELRSPMTALSLQAERLNNQEMSGEVKSQVQQLNQGIRRSRDLLEQLLSLARSQNREHKCQTVLDLHNIFSRVIEDLYPLAEQKAQDIGVVSEGKAEFYANETEFYLLIKTLVDNAIRYTPKGSQIDLSAVEKEVVLEIFVEDNGKGIPPEERERVLDPFYRILGSDQQGSGLGLAIANQIVQNYHGEIQLLDSPHFSSGLMIKIMFKKLQN encoded by the coding sequence ATGTTTAAATCCATTAAAGCTAAATTAATAGCTGGTTTGCTTCTTTCTACTGCCGTGATTAGTTTTATCGCTGCGGGGATTGCGTTCTATGATACTTATCGTGAAACTTACAAACAACAGGACCGCACATTAAAAAAAATTGCGTCTTATATTACTTCGCCAACCTATTTAGCGGGTGGATTTAGTGAAGGCGATGATAATCGTATTGCTGTTACGTGGATTGCTGATAATCAACCCCATCCCCATTTTCAATTGCCCGATAAATTAGAAAATGAATTTTATAATTTTATTCAAGACCATGGCACATTTAAACTCTCAGCTAACCAAAATCCACGCAATATTTTCACGAATTTATGGTATGGCGAAGTGAGTTATCGTAGCTATTTACAGGTTAGAGAAGGCGGTATTCTTGTTATTATGCAAGAAAATGAATACCGAGAAGAACTTGCCTTACACGCAGCTTGGGCAAGTTTAATGCCATTATTAGTATTATTACCGCTGATTGGCGGTTTAACGTTTTGGATTGTAAAACGGACGATGGCTCCTGTGGAGCAATTATCCAATAGCCTTGCGTTGCGTCAAGAGCAAGATTTAACGGCTTTATCCATAGAACGTGTTCCTACGGAAATAACGGGATTTGTACAGGCGATTAACCAACTTTTAGCTCGTACTCACACTTTTGTTGAACAACAAAAACGCTTTATTGCCGATGCGGCACATGAATTACGCAGCCCAATGACCGCACTTTCTTTGCAGGCGGAGCGATTGAACAATCAAGAAATGTCAGGGGAAGTCAAATCGCAGGTACAACAACTTAATCAAGGGATTCGTCGTAGTCGCGATTTATTAGAACAGCTTTTATCATTAGCTCGTAGTCAAAATAGAGAACACAAATGCCAGACGGTGCTAGATTTACACAACATTTTTAGTCGAGTTATTGAAGATCTCTATCCGTTAGCAGAACAAAAAGCACAAGATATTGGTGTGGTGTCCGAAGGCAAAGCGGAATTTTATGCTAACGAAACAGAGTTTTATTTGCTAATCAAAACGTTGGTAGATAATGCCATTCGTTATACGCCTAAAGGCTCACAAATTGACTTAAGTGCGGTGGAAAAAGAAGTTGTTTTAGAAATCTTTGTCGAAGATAATGGGAAAGGAATTCCACCTGAGGAACGTGAACGTGTGTTAGATCCATTCTATCGAATTTTAGGTTCAGATCAGCAGGGTTCAGGCTTAGGTTTGGCGATTGCGAATCAAATTGTGCAAAATTATCATGGTGAAATCCAATTACTTGATAGTCCGCATTTTTCCAGCGGTCTTATGATTAAAATAATGTTTAAAAAATTGCAAAATTAG
- the carB gene encoding carbamoyl phosphate synthase large subunit, with product MPKRTDIKTILIIGAGPIVIGQACEFDYSGVQACKALREEGYKVVLVNSNPATIMTDPNMADVTYIEPIQWQTVEKIIEKERPDAILPTMGGQTALNCALDLSKNGVLKKYNVELIGATEDAIDKAEDRGRFKDAMAKIGLRTSKSFVCHTFEEAWKAQEEVGFPTLIRPSFTMGGSGGGIAYNRDEFQAICERGFDASPTHELLIEQSVLGWKEYEMEVVRDKADNCIIVCSIENFDPMGVHTGDSITVAPAQTLTDKEYQIMRNASLAVLREIGVDTGGSNVQFAINPANGEMIVIEMNPRVSRSSALASKATGFPIAKVAAKLAVGYTLNELRNDITGGLIPASFEPSIDYVVTKVPRFAFEKFPQADDRLTTQMKSVGEVMAMGRTFQESLQKALRGLETGICGFNLLSEEPEKIRAELGNPGPNRILYVADAFGAGFSLDEVHHYSKIDPWFLIQIQDLVLEELALEKRSFAELDRAELRCLKRKGFSDKRIAQLTKVSEDQVRAKRHELNLHPVYKRVDTCAGEFKSDTAYLYSTYEEECESNPTDRKKVMILGGGPNRIGQGIEFDYCCVHAALALRESGFETIMVNCNPETVSTDFDTSDRLYFEPLTLEDVLEIIHTEKPWGVIVQYGGQTPLKLANALHANGVNIIGTSADSIDAAEDRERFQKILKDLDLKQPNNRTARNAEEAVKLAEEVGYPLVVRPSYVLGGRAMQIVYNVDELNKYMREAVSVSNDSPILLDHFLNNAIEVDVDCICDGEQVVIGGIMQHIEQAGIHSGDSACSLPPYSLPKEIQDEIRRQTAAMAHALNVIGLMNVQFAVQQGVIYVLEVNPRASRTVPFVSKATSQPLAKIAARVMAGMSLKEQSVQGEIIPKHFNVKEAVFPFIKFPGVDTILGPEMRSTGEVMGVGKTFSEAFLKAQLGANERIPKTGKVFLSVDSADKLRLLPVARALQEQGYGLCATMGTAKFLRENGVAAQIVNKVREGRPNIVDAIKNGEIAMVINTTGSLPESVADSHSIRRSALQQRVFLQTTMAAAEALAEGVKSIDSCDVYSVQTLHAQLN from the coding sequence ATGCCAAAACGTACAGACATAAAAACGATCCTAATTATTGGTGCAGGTCCGATTGTCATTGGTCAGGCTTGCGAATTTGACTATTCGGGGGTACAGGCGTGTAAAGCTTTGCGTGAAGAAGGTTATAAAGTGGTATTGGTGAACTCCAATCCTGCAACGATTATGACTGACCCGAATATGGCGGATGTGACTTACATCGAGCCAATCCAATGGCAAACCGTGGAAAAAATTATTGAGAAAGAACGCCCTGATGCGATTTTACCGACTATGGGCGGTCAAACAGCATTAAACTGTGCTTTGGATTTATCTAAAAATGGCGTGTTGAAAAAATATAATGTGGAATTAATCGGTGCCACAGAAGATGCCATTGATAAAGCGGAAGATCGTGGTCGCTTTAAAGACGCGATGGCGAAAATCGGTTTAAGGACATCAAAATCTTTCGTTTGTCACACTTTTGAAGAAGCGTGGAAAGCGCAAGAAGAAGTTGGCTTTCCAACGTTAATTCGTCCGTCCTTTACCATGGGCGGCTCAGGCGGTGGTATTGCCTATAACCGTGATGAATTCCAAGCGATTTGTGAACGTGGTTTTGATGCATCACCAACCCACGAATTGTTAATCGAGCAATCGGTTTTAGGTTGGAAAGAATATGAAATGGAAGTGGTACGCGATAAAGCGGACAACTGTATTATTGTTTGTTCTATCGAAAACTTCGACCCAATGGGTGTGCATACGGGCGACAGTATTACCGTTGCACCTGCACAAACTTTAACGGACAAAGAATATCAAATTATGCGTAATGCTTCTTTGGCGGTATTACGTGAAATTGGCGTCGATACCGGCGGTTCAAACGTTCAATTTGCGATTAATCCTGCAAACGGTGAAATGATTGTGATTGAAATGAACCCGCGTGTGAGTCGTTCGTCTGCTCTTGCGTCAAAAGCTACCGGTTTCCCAATTGCGAAAGTCGCCGCAAAATTAGCGGTAGGTTATACCCTAAATGAATTGCGTAATGATATTACAGGCGGATTAATTCCTGCGTCATTCGAGCCGTCTATTGACTATGTGGTAACGAAAGTCCCACGTTTTGCCTTTGAAAAATTCCCACAAGCAGATGACCGTTTAACTACCCAAATGAAATCAGTGGGTGAGGTCATGGCAATGGGACGCACGTTCCAAGAATCGTTGCAAAAAGCGTTACGTGGCTTAGAAACAGGTATTTGCGGTTTCAATTTACTTTCAGAAGAACCTGAAAAAATTCGTGCTGAATTAGGAAACCCGGGGCCGAATCGTATTCTTTATGTAGCGGATGCCTTTGGTGCAGGTTTTAGCCTTGATGAAGTTCATCATTATTCAAAAATTGATCCTTGGTTCTTAATCCAAATCCAAGATTTAGTGTTAGAAGAATTAGCTTTAGAAAAACGCAGTTTTGCAGAATTAGATCGTGCGGAACTCCGTTGCTTAAAACGAAAAGGATTCTCGGATAAACGTATTGCGCAGTTAACGAAAGTGTCTGAAGATCAAGTTCGTGCAAAACGTCATGAATTAAACTTACATCCTGTTTATAAACGCGTGGATACTTGTGCGGGTGAGTTTAAATCAGATACCGCTTATTTATATTCGACTTATGAAGAAGAATGTGAATCGAACCCAACAGATCGTAAAAAAGTGATGATCTTAGGCGGTGGTCCAAACCGTATCGGTCAAGGTATTGAATTTGACTATTGCTGTGTACACGCCGCGCTGGCTTTACGCGAAAGTGGTTTTGAAACCATTATGGTTAACTGTAACCCAGAAACGGTCTCAACAGATTTTGATACTTCTGATCGTTTATATTTTGAACCATTAACATTAGAAGATGTGTTAGAAATCATTCATACCGAAAAACCTTGGGGTGTGATTGTTCAATATGGTGGTCAAACGCCATTGAAATTAGCGAATGCATTACATGCTAACGGTGTCAATATTATTGGAACATCTGCTGATAGCATTGATGCCGCGGAAGACCGTGAGCGTTTCCAAAAAATCTTAAAAGATTTGGATTTAAAACAACCGAATAACCGTACTGCTCGAAATGCAGAAGAAGCCGTGAAATTGGCAGAAGAAGTGGGCTATCCGTTGGTGGTACGTCCATCTTACGTATTAGGCGGCCGCGCAATGCAGATTGTTTACAACGTGGACGAACTCAATAAATATATGCGTGAAGCGGTATCTGTTTCTAATGATAGTCCAATTTTATTGGATCACTTCTTAAATAACGCCATTGAAGTGGACGTGGATTGTATTTGTGACGGCGAACAAGTCGTGATTGGCGGTATTATGCAACATATCGAACAAGCAGGGATTCACTCAGGTGACTCAGCTTGTTCATTACCCCCGTATTCGTTACCGAAAGAGATTCAAGATGAAATTCGTCGCCAGACTGCCGCAATGGCTCATGCATTGAACGTTATCGGTTTAATGAACGTACAATTTGCAGTACAACAAGGAGTGATTTATGTGTTGGAAGTCAACCCACGTGCAAGTCGTACTGTGCCATTTGTCAGTAAAGCGACCAGCCAACCGTTAGCGAAAATTGCTGCTCGCGTTATGGCGGGAATGAGCTTGAAAGAACAAAGCGTTCAGGGTGAGATAATTCCAAAACATTTTAATGTGAAAGAAGCCGTGTTCCCATTTATTAAATTCCCAGGCGTGGATACTATTCTTGGACCTGAAATGCGTTCTACAGGTGAAGTTATGGGCGTGGGTAAAACCTTCTCAGAAGCTTTCTTAAAAGCACAATTAGGCGCAAATGAACGTATTCCTAAAACAGGTAAAGTATTCTTATCGGTAGATAGTGCGGACAAACTTCGTTTATTGCCAGTAGCGCGAGCCTTACAAGAGCAAGGTTACGGTTTGTGTGCCACAATGGGAACTGCAAAATTCTTGCGTGAAAACGGTGTTGCGGCTCAAATTGTGAATAAAGTACGAGAAGGTCGCCCGAATATTGTGGATGCCATCAAAAATGGCGAAATCGCGATGGTGATTAACACAACAGGCAGTTTGCCAGAGTCTGTCGCTGATAGTCATTCTATCCGTCGTAGTGCATTGCAACAACGAGTATTCCTACAAACCACTATGGCAGCCGCAGAAGCGCTTGCTGAAGGTGTGAAAAGTATTGATAGTTGTGATGTTTATTCGGTACAAACTTTGCATGCGCAATTAAATTAA
- the mlaA gene encoding VacJ family lipoprotein: MKKTTLFATALFSAVTLTGCAGTIDPVTGDRSDPLQGFNRTMWDFNYKVLDPYMLKPVAKGWKALPSPLTTGLSNVANNLDEPVSFVNRLLEGEGQKAMVHFNRFIINSTFGLGGLIDWASYSDPLKIEGKRTFGDTLGSYGVEPGTYIVLPAYNATTTRELTGAVVDAAYVYPFWDWAGMPWSMAKFGVQMIDQRAKAMDKEALLEQATDPYITFREAYYQNLEYRATDGKVKAKGTGLSQDDLNSID, encoded by the coding sequence ATGAAGAAAACAACCCTTTTTGCGACCGCACTTTTTAGCGCGGTGACACTAACTGGTTGTGCTGGTACTATCGATCCCGTAACTGGCGATCGTAGCGACCCATTGCAAGGATTTAACCGTACAATGTGGGATTTTAACTACAAAGTGCTCGATCCCTATATGTTAAAACCGGTCGCTAAAGGTTGGAAAGCCCTACCAAGTCCATTGACCACGGGTTTATCCAATGTAGCCAATAACCTTGATGAACCAGTAAGCTTTGTAAACCGTTTGCTGGAAGGGGAAGGGCAAAAAGCGATGGTACACTTCAACCGTTTTATTATTAATTCGACCTTTGGTTTGGGTGGGCTAATTGACTGGGCAAGTTACAGCGATCCACTTAAAATCGAAGGTAAACGTACTTTTGGAGATACATTAGGTAGCTATGGTGTTGAACCTGGTACTTATATTGTATTGCCAGCTTATAATGCGACAACAACGCGCGAATTAACAGGTGCCGTCGTCGATGCTGCTTATGTTTATCCGTTTTGGGATTGGGCTGGAATGCCTTGGTCTATGGCAAAATTCGGTGTTCAAATGATCGATCAACGCGCCAAAGCGATGGATAAAGAAGCTTTGTTAGAACAAGCCACTGATCCCTATATTACGTTCCGTGAAGCTTATTACCAAAATCTTGAATATCGTGCTACAGACGGTAAAGTCAAAGCAAAAGGAACGGGACTTTCACAAGACGATTTAAATAGTATTGATTAG
- the carA gene encoding carbamoyl phosphate synthase small subunit — protein sequence MSEPAILVLADGSVFHGTSIGATGHTIGEVVFNTAMAGYQEILTDPSYFRQIVTLTYPHIGNTGANVEDLESHGVYAAGLIIRDLPILYSNFRSNQSLSDYLKENNVVAIADIDTRRLTRILRDKGAQAGCIMSGNIDEKKALELALSFGSMAGKDLAQEVTTKEAYQWTQGEWQLGTGYVEITAPEFNIVAYDFGVKRNILRMLAQCGCRITVVPAKTPAKDVLALNPDGIFLSNGPGDPEPCDYAIAAIKEILATKKPVFGICLGHQLLGLASGGKTKKMAFGHHGANHPVQDLNTQQVMITSQNHGFEVDEHSLPANVRVTHRSLFDNSVQGIELTDQMAYSFQGHPEASPGPHDVAYLFDKFIDAMRAAKA from the coding sequence ATGTCTGAACCTGCAATTCTCGTTCTCGCGGACGGCAGTGTTTTCCATGGCACATCAATTGGTGCTACAGGCCACACCATTGGCGAAGTGGTGTTTAATACGGCAATGGCGGGCTATCAAGAAATCTTAACTGATCCTTCCTATTTCCGCCAAATCGTTACGTTAACTTATCCCCATATTGGCAATACCGGCGCCAATGTTGAAGATCTTGAAAGTCATGGCGTATATGCCGCTGGTTTAATTATTCGTGACCTTCCTATTTTGTATAGCAATTTCCGTTCTAATCAAAGCCTTTCTGACTATTTAAAAGAGAATAATGTTGTCGCTATTGCGGATATCGATACTCGTCGTTTAACGCGTATTTTACGCGATAAAGGCGCGCAAGCCGGTTGTATTATGTCAGGTAATATTGATGAGAAAAAAGCCTTGGAATTGGCTTTAAGCTTTGGTTCTATGGCTGGAAAAGATTTAGCTCAAGAAGTCACGACCAAAGAAGCTTATCAATGGACGCAAGGGGAGTGGCAATTAGGCACAGGTTATGTGGAAATCACGGCACCTGAATTTAATATCGTGGCTTATGATTTTGGCGTTAAACGCAATATTTTACGTATGCTTGCACAATGTGGTTGTCGTATCACAGTTGTTCCCGCTAAAACACCTGCAAAAGACGTATTAGCATTAAATCCTGACGGTATTTTCCTTTCTAATGGACCTGGCGATCCTGAGCCTTGTGATTATGCGATTGCTGCGATTAAAGAAATTTTGGCAACGAAGAAACCTGTTTTCGGTATTTGTTTAGGCCATCAGCTTTTAGGTTTAGCCAGTGGCGGTAAAACCAAAAAAATGGCATTTGGTCACCACGGTGCAAACCATCCAGTACAAGATTTAAATACGCAACAAGTGATGATTACAAGTCAAAACCACGGTTTTGAAGTCGATGAACATAGTTTACCTGCTAATGTACGCGTAACTCATCGCTCGTTATTCGATAACTCAGTACAGGGAATTGAGTTAACTGATCAAATGGCGTACTCATTTCAAGGTCATCCAGAAGCAAGTCCTGGCCCACATGATGTAGCGTATTTGTTCGATAAGTTTATCGATGCAATGCGTGCGGCGAAAGCCTAA
- a CDS encoding outer membrane antigenic lipoprotein B precursor: protein MRKLAFLLSITAILTACSSPVPVDPNALPDGIMQPVDGTGAVDGGGFMPEVEQSSMPANMK, encoded by the coding sequence ATGAGAAAATTGGCTTTTTTGTTGTCTATAACAGCGATTTTGACTGCTTGTTCTTCGCCTGTACCTGTTGATCCCAATGCATTACCTGATGGTATTATGCAGCCTGTGGACGGTACAGGAGCCGTAGATGGCGGTGGTTTTATGCCTGAAGTTGAGCAGAGTAGCATGCCTGCCAATATGAAATAA